In Acidobacteriaceae bacterium, the following are encoded in one genomic region:
- a CDS encoding SDR family NAD(P)-dependent oxidoreductase has protein sequence MAISLRGKRVFVTGASAGIGEATAKEFAKLGAKVLVCARRLDRLKTLEAELRSLGAEDTFSFELDVRDRDAVEGTLATLPAEWREIDVLVNNAGLSRGLNKVYEDDVQNWEEMIDTNVKGLLYVTRAVVPGMVARNTGHVINLGSIAGLAAYPGGAVYCATKVAERYITDGLRIDLNGTDLRVTTIDPGMVETEFSKVRFHGNEERAAKTYANLQPLTGEDIADAIVWAATRPAHVTIQTMVLCPNAQASAYVVTRTT, from the coding sequence GTGGCAATTTCTCTTAGAGGCAAGCGGGTATTTGTGACCGGCGCAAGCGCGGGTATCGGTGAAGCAACGGCAAAGGAGTTCGCCAAACTCGGCGCAAAGGTGCTGGTCTGCGCCCGTCGCCTCGACCGCCTGAAGACGCTCGAAGCAGAGCTCCGCTCGCTCGGCGCGGAAGATACCTTCAGCTTTGAACTCGACGTTCGCGATCGCGACGCCGTCGAGGGCACACTTGCCACGCTGCCCGCCGAGTGGCGCGAGATCGACGTGCTGGTGAACAACGCTGGCCTCAGCCGCGGGCTGAATAAGGTCTACGAAGACGACGTGCAGAACTGGGAAGAGATGATCGACACCAACGTGAAGGGTCTGCTCTATGTCACACGAGCGGTCGTTCCCGGCATGGTGGCCCGCAACACCGGTCACGTCATCAACCTCGGTTCGATTGCAGGCCTCGCAGCGTATCCGGGCGGCGCGGTTTACTGCGCCACAAAGGTTGCCGAACGCTACATCACCGACGGTCTGCGCATCGACCTGAACGGCACCGACCTCCGCGTCACCACCATCGACCCGGGCATGGTCGAAACCGAGTTCAGCAAGGTGCGCTTCCACGGCAATGAAGAGCGCGCCGCCAAGACCTACGCCAACCTGCAGCCGCTCACCGGCGAAGACATCGCCGACGCGATCGTTTGGGCTGCCACTCGTCCGGCACATGTGACGATCCAGACGATGGTGCTCTGCCCCAACGCGCAGGCCAGCGCGTACGTAGTCACGCGTACGACGTAG
- a CDS encoding FAD-dependent oxidoreductase gives MGLTRRQFLTRVGQAGGYSAAVVAMQGFGLFPTYASASTPNLAAAPNSGKGVRVAILGGGIGGLVAAYELRELGYEVTLLEARSRPGGRNWTVRGGDTVEFLDGTKQHCTWDAGHYQNFGPARLPSVHKLMLGYAKKLGVELQVEVNTTRSSFLQNDNANGGKPVQQRQAINDTRGHVSELLMKSIKGGSLDQEMTKQDRERMLDFLSLYGPLDKTGKYAGSDRAGYAIAPGAGEQTGKLLEPLDMHTLLDASFWDGMLFEETFDWQATMFQPVGGMDRIPYAFAKSLGSIVKYNSPVTEIRKTAKGVRIGYESEGKAHQLEADFCICGLPLSLLKKIPNDLSKPVQNIISECTYGDAYKIAWESRRFWEQDYNVYGGLEFVNVGCSPVWFPSEGFFKERGVFVSGYTEEHTTPLVMMPLEGKLAESRKSIERLHPGHGKELEKPMYLNWAQIKWNEGSWIDTYGAGQGRNASAVTQGSGRATARVIAPNQENYEILLKADDRIFLTGDHMSHLVGWQEGAAESSHRVIRLIEDRVKQARVATQTDKIFA, from the coding sequence ATGGGACTTACTCGCCGGCAGTTTTTAACGCGCGTCGGACAGGCCGGAGGCTACTCGGCCGCAGTCGTCGCGATGCAGGGTTTCGGCCTTTTCCCCACATACGCTTCGGCGAGTACGCCGAACCTTGCTGCGGCACCCAACTCTGGCAAAGGCGTTCGGGTCGCGATTCTCGGCGGTGGGATCGGTGGACTTGTGGCAGCGTATGAGCTGCGCGAGCTGGGCTACGAAGTCACGCTTCTGGAAGCGCGTTCGCGTCCCGGCGGTCGTAACTGGACCGTTCGCGGTGGCGATACGGTGGAGTTTCTCGACGGCACCAAGCAGCACTGCACGTGGGACGCAGGCCACTACCAGAACTTCGGCCCCGCGCGCCTGCCCTCAGTACACAAGCTTATGCTCGGCTATGCGAAGAAGCTGGGAGTCGAGCTACAGGTCGAGGTCAACACCACGCGTTCGAGCTTCCTGCAGAACGATAACGCCAACGGCGGCAAGCCGGTGCAGCAGCGTCAGGCGATCAACGACACGCGCGGGCACGTCTCCGAGCTGTTGATGAAGTCGATCAAGGGTGGTTCGCTCGACCAGGAGATGACCAAGCAGGACCGCGAGCGGATGCTCGACTTCCTAAGCCTCTATGGTCCGCTGGATAAGACCGGAAAGTACGCTGGCTCCGACCGCGCTGGCTACGCCATTGCTCCGGGGGCTGGTGAGCAGACGGGTAAGCTGCTGGAGCCGCTCGACATGCACACGCTGCTCGACGCGAGCTTCTGGGACGGCATGTTGTTTGAGGAGACCTTTGACTGGCAGGCGACGATGTTCCAGCCGGTTGGCGGTATGGACCGCATCCCGTACGCGTTTGCGAAGTCGCTCGGAAGCATTGTGAAGTACAACTCGCCGGTGACCGAGATTCGCAAGACGGCGAAGGGCGTGCGCATTGGCTATGAGTCCGAAGGCAAAGCGCATCAGCTTGAAGCGGATTTCTGCATCTGCGGCCTGCCGCTCTCGCTGCTGAAGAAGATTCCGAACGACCTGAGCAAGCCGGTGCAGAACATCATCTCCGAGTGCACCTACGGCGATGCGTACAAGATCGCGTGGGAGAGCCGCCGCTTCTGGGAGCAGGATTACAACGTCTACGGCGGGCTGGAGTTTGTGAACGTTGGCTGCTCGCCGGTGTGGTTTCCGTCGGAAGGTTTCTTTAAGGAGCGCGGCGTTTTTGTCTCCGGCTACACGGAAGAGCACACGACTCCGCTGGTGATGATGCCGCTCGAAGGCAAGCTGGCTGAGAGTCGCAAGAGCATCGAGCGCCTGCATCCCGGGCATGGCAAGGAGCTCGAGAAGCCGATGTACCTGAACTGGGCGCAGATCAAGTGGAACGAAGGCTCGTGGATCGACACCTACGGTGCAGGGCAGGGGCGCAATGCTTCGGCCGTGACACAGGGCTCGGGTCGCGCGACCGCCCGCGTCATTGCGCCGAACCAGGAGAACTACGAGATTCTGCTGAAGGCTGATGACCGCATCTTCCTTACCGGCGACCATATGAGCCATCTGGTCGGCTGGCAGGAAGGCGCAGCCGAGAGTAGCCATCGCGTCATTCGCCTGATTGAAGACCGCGTGAAGCAGGCGCGCGTTGCCACGCAAACGGACAAGATCTTTGCCTAA
- a CDS encoding RidA family protein, whose product MKLKFALVAALAVAATTTAAHAQTAVKHIQNEKSPLAAAVWAGDTLYCSGQIADPLTPADPAKNSAAVFGDTQEQTFSILTKIQALLKSQGLEMKDVVKMTVFLAADPAKGNKLDFPGLQASFTKFFGTKEQPNKPARSAVQVAALVLPGALAEIEVIAVKSK is encoded by the coding sequence ATGAAGCTGAAGTTTGCACTCGTTGCCGCACTTGCCGTAGCTGCTACTACTACGGCAGCTCACGCGCAGACCGCCGTCAAGCACATCCAGAACGAGAAGAGCCCGCTGGCTGCAGCGGTCTGGGCAGGCGACACGCTGTACTGCTCGGGCCAGATCGCTGACCCGCTTACCCCTGCTGACCCGGCGAAGAATTCGGCGGCTGTCTTTGGCGATACGCAGGAGCAGACGTTCAGCATCCTGACTAAGATCCAGGCACTGTTGAAGAGCCAGGGTTTGGAGATGAAGGACGTGGTGAAGATGACGGTCTTCCTCGCAGCCGATCCGGCGAAGGGCAACAAGCTGGACTTCCCCGGCCTGCAGGCCAGTTTCACGAAGTTCTTCGGCACAAAGGAGCAGCCGAACAAACCGGCTCGCTCGGCTGTTCAGGTTGCTGCGTTGGTTCTTCCAGGCGCGTTGGCCGAGATTGAAGTGATCGCGGTGAAGAGTAAGTAG